The genomic stretch AGTACGAGCGCGGTGAGGCGCTCCTGCGCAAGATCGACGGCGATCGGGTGGCGGATAATCTGATCGCCGCTTACCGGGACGTCGCGCCGGATTTTGCGCGCTACCTCATCGAGTTTGCGTTTGGCGAGATCTACGCGCGCGACGGCGACCTCAAGGCGCGCGAGCTGGTGGCGATCGCAACGCTGGCGACGATGGGCGGATGCGACCCGCAACTCGAGACGCACGTACACGGCGCGTTCAACGTCGGGTTGACGGAGTCGCAAATCGTGGAGGCGGTGATGACGCTGATACCCTACATCGGCTTCCCTAAGTCGCTCAACGCGATGGCCGTCGTTAAGCGGGTCGTCGACAAGCGGTGCCGTCAAAGCGGCACGCAGGAGCCCGGAGAAGCGTAAGGCATACTCTGCGCAACTGCCTGTGGAGGTTCGTCGTGAACAAGCCGATCGTGCCCGATCCGTATCGCTGGCTCGAAAACATCGACTCGCCGGAAACCTCGGCATGGGTCGCAGCCGAGAAAACGCTCACGCAATCGTACTTCGCACAGATCCCGCAGCGCGCGGCGATCGCGGCGCTGATCTCCACGGCCGATCACGGCGGCGGCAGGCCGATCGCCAAAGTGATCGACGATTATGCCGACACGTATGCGTTCCTGGTGAAGAATCTGCACGCGAGCCTTCCGGCCGGGTTTCACGAGTGATCGACGCCGCCGAACGAGCGCGGGTGCAGCGCGGCTGCACCCGCTTCGTCGGGCATCCCCCACAACCGATCGCGGAACGATTGCGGGCGATCGCGCACGCCTGCGGAGAAGACGAACGCGCGGACCGGTACGGAGGCGGCGAGCTGCTCGCGTCATTCGAAGCGACGATCGCCGCCCTGCTCGGTAAGGAAGCCGCGGTCTTCATGCCGAGCGGCACGAT from Candidatus Baltobacteraceae bacterium encodes the following:
- a CDS encoding carboxymuconolactone decarboxylase family protein — encoded protein: MGDTQYERGEALLRKIDGDRVADNLIAAYRDVAPDFARYLIEFAFGEIYARDGDLKARELVAIATLATMGGCDPQLETHVHGAFNVGLTESQIVEAVMTLIPYIGFPKSLNAMAVVKRVVDKRCRQSGTQEPGEA